From Micromonospora nigra, one genomic window encodes:
- a CDS encoding glycoside hydrolase family 27 protein yields the protein MRGRRTSAPAVLGVLTAILVTAVAGPAAAPRPAQALDNGVARTPPMGWNTWNTFGCDINETLIRQTADAIVDNGLREQGYRYVVVDDCWFDPNRDAQGNLQAHPQRFPSGMKALGDYLHSRGLLFGIYQSPLDQTCAQYFDTFPGSTGSLGHEHQDARQFAAWGVDYLKYDWCSPTGTIDDQVARFAIMRDALAATGRPIVYSINPNSIHSKTGPQRDWSDVANLWRTTEDITNAWNTGQTNGYPMGIQNIVDVNVPLAGHAAPGGFNDPDMLEVGNGGMTDTEMRSHFALWAMMAAPLMMGNDLRSANTATLNILRNQHLIAINQDALGRQAVQVSHDGTRRVLAKRLGNGDVAVALFNQGSSTTTISTTAAAIGKTGTSFTLRDAWTNGTATTTGAISASVPAHGTVVYRISGGGTTDPPPPTTFRLRSNSAGRCLDVDNSQTANGTGALVWDCHGNANQRISQNGQTLRMLGKCLDVPLDAANGTRVQIWDCHGGANQQWTFTGDGTVSNGRFPALCLDVNNAGTANGTTVILWTCHGGTNQRWSRV from the coding sequence ATGCGTGGACGCAGGACATCGGCGCCGGCGGTCCTGGGTGTGCTGACGGCCATCCTCGTGACAGCCGTCGCCGGACCGGCCGCGGCACCCCGCCCGGCGCAGGCACTGGACAACGGTGTCGCCCGCACCCCACCGATGGGCTGGAACACCTGGAACACGTTCGGCTGCGACATCAACGAGACCCTCATCCGGCAGACGGCCGACGCGATCGTCGACAACGGCCTGCGGGAGCAGGGGTACAGGTACGTCGTCGTCGACGACTGCTGGTTCGATCCGAACCGGGACGCGCAGGGCAACCTCCAGGCCCATCCCCAGCGGTTCCCGAGCGGGATGAAGGCCCTCGGCGACTACCTGCACTCCCGGGGTCTGCTGTTCGGCATCTACCAGTCGCCGCTGGACCAGACCTGCGCCCAGTACTTCGACACCTTTCCCGGCTCCACCGGCAGCCTCGGCCACGAACACCAGGACGCGCGGCAGTTCGCCGCCTGGGGCGTCGACTACCTGAAGTACGACTGGTGCTCCCCCACCGGGACCATCGACGACCAGGTGGCGAGGTTCGCCATCATGCGCGACGCGCTGGCGGCCACCGGCCGGCCGATCGTCTACAGCATCAACCCGAACAGCATCCACTCCAAGACCGGGCCGCAGCGCGACTGGAGCGATGTGGCGAACCTCTGGCGGACCACCGAGGACATCACCAACGCGTGGAACACCGGCCAGACCAACGGCTACCCGATGGGCATCCAGAACATCGTCGACGTCAACGTGCCCCTGGCCGGTCACGCCGCGCCGGGCGGCTTCAACGACCCGGACATGCTGGAGGTCGGCAACGGCGGTATGACCGACACCGAGATGCGCAGCCACTTCGCGCTGTGGGCGATGATGGCGGCGCCACTGATGATGGGCAACGACCTGCGCTCGGCGAACACCGCGACGTTGAACATCCTGCGCAACCAGCACCTGATCGCGATCAACCAGGATGCGCTCGGACGCCAGGCGGTGCAGGTCTCCCATGACGGCACCCGGCGGGTGCTGGCCAAACGGCTGGGCAACGGTGACGTCGCCGTCGCCCTGTTCAACCAGGGCAGCTCCACCACGACGATCTCCACCACGGCGGCGGCGATCGGCAAGACCGGCACCTCGTTCACCCTGCGGGACGCGTGGACCAACGGCACCGCCACCACCACCGGAGCCATCTCCGCGAGCGTCCCGGCCCACGGCACGGTGGTCTACCGGATCAGCGGCGGCGGCACCACCGACCCTCCGCCGCCGACCACGTTCCGGCTGCGCAGTAATTCGGCCGGCCGGTGCCTCGACGTCGACAACTCCCAGACCGCCAACGGCACCGGGGCGCTGGTCTGGGACTGCCACGGCAACGCCAACCAGCGGATCAGCCAGAACGGTCAGACGCTGCGGATGCTCGGTAAGTGCCTGGACGTGCCGCTCGACGCGGCCAACGGCACCCGGGTGCAGATCTGGGACTGCCACGGGGGCGCCAACCAGCAGTGGACGTTCACCGGTGACGGCACTGTCAGCAACGGCCGCTTCCCGGCGCTGTGCCTGGACGTGAACAACGCCGGCACGGCGAACGGAACCACGGTGATCCTCTGGACCTGTCACGGCGGCACCAACCAGCGGTGGAGCCGCGTGTGA
- a CDS encoding ABA4-like family protein — translation MTGVLFELSFAVAAPFWALMILLPRWSWTERIVRSPLIVLPVVVIYGLLVIPAMGDVLPAVTSPTLDGVRDLLGTDTGAAAGWAHMIGFDLFVGRWAWLDSRERRVPALVMAPVLVLTILLGPLGLAVYLGVRLRWARPQDAGSERQPLG, via the coding sequence GTGACCGGCGTGCTGTTCGAGCTGAGTTTCGCGGTGGCCGCGCCGTTCTGGGCGCTGATGATCCTGCTTCCGCGCTGGTCCTGGACCGAACGGATCGTCAGGTCGCCGCTGATCGTGCTGCCGGTCGTGGTGATCTACGGGCTGCTGGTGATCCCGGCGATGGGCGACGTGCTGCCGGCCGTCACGTCGCCGACCCTGGACGGGGTACGCGACCTGCTCGGCACCGACACCGGGGCGGCTGCGGGCTGGGCGCACATGATCGGATTCGACCTGTTCGTCGGGCGGTGGGCGTGGCTGGACAGTCGGGAACGGCGCGTGCCGGCGCTGGTCATGGCCCCGGTCCTGGTGCTGACGATCCTGCTGGGGCCGCTCGGGTTGGCCGTCTACCTCGGGGTGCGCCTCAGGTGGGCCCGGCCGCAGGATGCCGGCTCCGAGCGCCAGCCCCTAGGCTGA
- a CDS encoding sensor histidine kinase has protein sequence MGWAGRLFDVRDTLVRILLLDLTGVGYLLFGTPAGHPPTVPQWILAVVAFAVALALHRRPLANLAGQTALLAVAIVVVDDTTIHQVGAGWALVELTVWARRPRVIWLAAGALATVALSDSIGVTVRQFAVGVLGLAVQVGLPLLLGMVIRTTRELSRQAEQRAREEQRRRESDHRAARADERSAIARELHDVVAHHVASMVLRVGVTRHVITDVDPRVGQVFDDVHSTGTAALADLRRLVAVLRDPDAVRGEATLTAIEPSAVPAALGAAVDRARQAGVTVEADVDAGVGSLDAVRGLAVLRLTQEALTNVVKHAGPAALARLSVSVVDGAVHWEVTDNGRGSVPAPVPPGGGHGITGMRERVDLLGGRLEVGPAGAGWRVATVLPAGSAGPSRYRGTATGPPASEVA, from the coding sequence GTGGGGTGGGCGGGGCGGCTGTTCGACGTGCGGGACACGCTCGTGCGGATCCTGCTGCTCGACCTCACCGGCGTGGGTTATCTGCTCTTCGGTACGCCGGCCGGTCACCCGCCGACGGTCCCGCAGTGGATTCTCGCGGTGGTCGCGTTCGCGGTCGCGTTGGCGTTGCACCGCCGGCCTCTGGCCAACCTGGCGGGACAGACCGCGCTGCTGGCGGTCGCGATCGTCGTCGTCGACGACACCACGATCCACCAGGTGGGTGCCGGCTGGGCGTTGGTGGAACTGACGGTGTGGGCCCGTCGGCCTCGGGTCATCTGGCTGGCGGCCGGGGCGCTGGCCACGGTCGCCCTGTCCGACTCGATCGGCGTGACGGTGCGGCAGTTCGCCGTCGGTGTGCTCGGGCTGGCGGTGCAGGTCGGTCTTCCGTTGCTGCTCGGCATGGTCATCCGCACGACCCGGGAGCTGAGCCGACAGGCTGAGCAGCGGGCCAGGGAGGAGCAGCGGCGACGTGAGTCCGACCACCGGGCCGCCCGTGCCGACGAACGCAGCGCCATCGCCCGTGAGCTGCACGACGTGGTCGCGCATCACGTGGCGTCGATGGTGCTGCGGGTCGGGGTGACCCGGCACGTGATCACGGACGTGGACCCACGCGTGGGCCAGGTGTTCGACGACGTGCACAGCACGGGAACGGCGGCGTTGGCGGATCTGCGCCGGCTGGTGGCGGTGCTGCGCGACCCCGACGCGGTGCGCGGTGAGGCGACGCTGACCGCGATAGAGCCGTCGGCGGTGCCGGCGGCACTGGGTGCGGCGGTCGACCGGGCCCGCCAGGCCGGTGTCACCGTGGAGGCCGACGTCGACGCGGGGGTCGGTTCACTGGACGCCGTACGGGGCCTGGCGGTGCTGCGGCTGACCCAGGAGGCGCTGACCAACGTGGTGAAGCACGCCGGCCCGGCCGCGTTGGCGCGGTTGTCGGTGTCGGTGGTCGACGGGGCGGTGCACTGGGAGGTCACGGACAACGGGCGGGGTTCGGTGCCGGCACCGGTGCCGCCCGGCGGCGGTCACGGCATCACCGGCATGCGTGAGCGCGTCGATCTGCTCGGGGGCCGGTTGGAGGTGGGGCCGGCCGGTGCCGGTTGGCGGGTCGCCACGGTCCTACCGGCCGGGTCCGCCGGTCCGTCGCGTTATCGCGGAACGGCGACCGGGCCCCCCGCGTCGGAGGTGGCATGA
- a CDS encoding response regulator transcription factor, which translates to MIRVLLVDDQHLIRAGLRMLCDAQPDIEVVGEADNGREAVLLAARLVPDVVVMDLRMPGVDGITATSRILADRPATRILVLTTFGDDDHLYPALTAGACGFLLKDAPPADLVDGVRRAAAGDSPFSQQVLQRLVHRAVHARPETPRPAPGLTAREQDVLHLVAEGLSNTEIADRLHIGVTTVKTHITSLMTKTNSPNRVRLALFAREA; encoded by the coding sequence ATGATCCGCGTCCTGCTGGTCGACGACCAGCATCTCATCCGCGCGGGCCTGCGGATGCTCTGCGACGCTCAGCCGGACATCGAGGTCGTCGGCGAGGCCGACAACGGCCGCGAGGCCGTCTTGCTGGCAGCGCGACTCGTCCCCGACGTCGTCGTGATGGACCTGCGGATGCCCGGCGTCGACGGGATCACCGCGACCAGCCGGATCCTCGCCGATCGTCCCGCCACCCGGATCCTCGTGCTGACCACCTTCGGCGACGACGACCACCTCTATCCGGCGTTGACCGCCGGGGCCTGCGGGTTCCTGCTCAAGGACGCCCCGCCCGCCGACCTGGTCGACGGGGTCCGCCGGGCCGCCGCCGGGGACAGTCCGTTCAGCCAGCAGGTGCTGCAACGGCTGGTCCACCGCGCCGTGCACGCCCGGCCCGAAACGCCACGGCCCGCCCCGGGTCTGACGGCCCGTGAGCAGGACGTGCTGCACCTGGTGGCCGAGGGATTGTCCAACACGGAGATCGCCGATCGGCTCCACATCGGGGTCACCACCGTCAAGACCCACATCACCAGCCTGATGACCAAGACCAACAGCCCCAACCGGGTACGCCTGGCCCTGTTCGCCCGCGAAGCCTGA
- a CDS encoding STM4015 family protein, translating to MTLPEDPSAVAWRLEVENSEAGPKEFTGLVRAMLDEVPHESVRAVVVGEWGEAYDRTLPVDLLVDAARRWPHLRAVFLADLLSEQCEISWLSHDDVTPLLAACPALEVLWIRGADGLELTPVRHTGLRELRIESGGLPGEVVRAVGACDLPQLRRLDLWLGCEDYYGDSTVQDLATILAGSNLPALRHLALCNAENADAVTAAVASAPVVGRLEVLDLSMGVLTDEGGAALLAGQPLTHLRRLDLHHHYLSEETAAAVVAALPGVQVDVSDPQEPEDYDGTIYRYTAVGE from the coding sequence ATGACACTGCCGGAGGATCCGTCCGCCGTGGCGTGGCGGCTGGAGGTCGAGAACTCCGAGGCGGGGCCGAAGGAGTTCACCGGCCTGGTCCGGGCGATGCTCGACGAGGTGCCGCACGAGTCGGTGCGAGCCGTGGTGGTGGGTGAATGGGGCGAGGCCTACGACCGCACGCTGCCGGTCGACCTGCTGGTCGACGCGGCACGACGGTGGCCGCACCTCCGGGCGGTCTTCCTCGCCGACCTGCTCAGCGAGCAGTGCGAGATCTCGTGGTTGAGCCACGACGACGTGACTCCGCTGCTGGCGGCGTGCCCGGCGTTGGAGGTGTTGTGGATCCGCGGCGCCGACGGCCTGGAGTTGACTCCGGTGCGCCACACCGGGCTGCGGGAACTGCGTATCGAGTCCGGTGGCCTGCCGGGCGAGGTGGTGCGCGCGGTCGGGGCGTGTGATCTGCCGCAGCTGCGGCGGCTCGACCTGTGGCTGGGCTGTGAGGACTACTACGGTGACAGCACGGTGCAGGATCTCGCCACCATCCTGGCCGGCAGCAACCTGCCGGCGCTGCGGCACCTGGCGCTGTGCAACGCGGAGAACGCCGACGCGGTCACCGCGGCGGTGGCCAGCGCCCCGGTCGTCGGCCGGCTGGAGGTCCTCGACCTGTCGATGGGGGTGCTCACCGACGAGGGCGGCGCGGCGCTGCTGGCCGGTCAGCCGCTGACTCACCTGCGCCGCCTGGACCTGCACCATCACTACCTGTCCGAGGAGACGGCCGCGGCGGTGGTCGCCGCGCTGCCGGGCGTGCAGGTCGACGTGTCCGACCCGCAGGAACCCGAGGACTACGACGGCACGATCTACCGCTACACCGCGGTCGGGGAGTGA
- a CDS encoding STM4014 family protein, whose protein sequence is MRLTVVGNAGRRRVEMFTRAALAAGLPRPEVLPWVDVLTGAAPPPAGALVRVDSPGQDPQVDQLLRRSATATRPGELVGLADAYAGLVDGMARVAAGGAELLNQPDDVAVLCDKRRCHAVLSAAGLPVPAALPPVRGYAELRAEMAAAGWTRVFVKPAHGSSAAGVIALAVGSPRAAGRPGRHRCGRVHAVTTIEHTPQALFNSLRLRRYTDESQVAAIVDRLAPDGLHVERWLPKAGLGDRVVDVRVLVVAGRPTHAVVRAARGPLTNLHLGNARGDLAELRAAAGVRAWSAAMEACERVGACFPGSLHVGVDLMFLVGWRRHAVAEVNAFGDLLPGVLHDGRDSYAEQVHALTSGRWQRWRASVGAASGGEQVACAA, encoded by the coding sequence ATGCGACTGACGGTGGTCGGTAACGCCGGTCGTCGCCGGGTGGAGATGTTCACCCGGGCGGCGCTGGCCGCAGGTCTGCCCCGGCCCGAGGTGCTGCCCTGGGTCGACGTGCTGACCGGGGCCGCGCCGCCACCGGCCGGGGCGTTGGTGCGGGTGGACTCCCCCGGTCAGGATCCGCAGGTCGACCAGTTGCTGCGCCGGTCGGCCACCGCCACCCGGCCGGGCGAGTTGGTCGGCCTGGCCGACGCGTACGCCGGTCTGGTCGACGGCATGGCGCGGGTGGCGGCAGGTGGCGCGGAACTGCTCAACCAGCCCGACGACGTCGCGGTGCTGTGTGACAAGCGGCGCTGTCACGCCGTGTTGTCGGCGGCCGGGCTGCCGGTGCCGGCCGCGTTGCCACCGGTCCGTGGGTACGCCGAACTCCGGGCGGAGATGGCGGCGGCCGGCTGGACGAGGGTGTTCGTGAAGCCGGCGCACGGGTCGTCCGCGGCCGGGGTGATCGCACTTGCGGTCGGGTCCCCACGTGCGGCGGGCCGACCCGGGCGGCACCGCTGCGGCCGGGTGCACGCGGTCACCACGATCGAGCACACCCCGCAGGCGCTGTTCAACTCCCTCCGGTTGCGTCGTTACACCGACGAGTCGCAGGTCGCCGCGATCGTCGACCGGCTCGCCCCGGACGGTCTGCACGTCGAACGATGGCTGCCCAAAGCCGGGCTGGGTGACCGGGTGGTGGACGTGCGGGTGCTGGTGGTCGCGGGGCGGCCCACGCACGCGGTGGTCCGCGCCGCCCGGGGGCCACTGACCAACCTGCATCTGGGAAACGCGCGTGGTGATCTCGCCGAGTTGCGGGCGGCGGCCGGGGTACGCGCCTGGTCGGCGGCGATGGAGGCGTGTGAGCGGGTCGGGGCGTGCTTTCCCGGGTCGCTGCACGTCGGGGTCGACCTGATGTTCCTGGTCGGTTGGCGTCGGCACGCCGTGGCCGAGGTCAACGCGTTCGGTGACCTGCTGCCCGGGGTGCTCCATGACGGGCGGGACAGCTACGCCGAGCAGGTGCACGCACTGACCAGTGGTCGGTGGCAGCGGTGGCGGGCGTCCGTCGGGGCGGCCTCGGGCGGGGAGCAGGTCGCGTGCGCAGCCTGA
- a CDS encoding STM4013/SEN3800 family hydrolase has product MRSLIGSHDLLLVTLDTLRYDVAAEVAAAGGTPQLARALPGGRWERRHSPASFTYAAHHAFFAGFLPTPVRPGHHERLFSAAFPGSATSGADTWVFDAPDLPTALAEVGYHTLCLGGVGFFNRCSPLGAVLPGMFAEAHWEPEFGVTSPTCLDAQLDRLAEVLPRVPAAQPLFTFLNVAALHQPNRHHLPGAQTDSRASHAAALRYVDGRIGRLFALVTGRGRPVFTIICSDHGTAYGEDGHTGHRIGHDVVWTVPYAHFVLSPGEW; this is encoded by the coding sequence GTGCGCAGCCTGATCGGTAGCCACGACCTGCTGCTGGTCACCCTCGACACGTTGCGATACGACGTGGCCGCGGAGGTGGCGGCGGCGGGGGGCACCCCGCAGTTGGCGCGGGCGCTGCCGGGTGGACGGTGGGAACGACGCCACTCCCCCGCCAGCTTCACCTACGCCGCGCACCACGCCTTCTTCGCCGGTTTCCTGCCCACGCCGGTGCGGCCGGGCCACCACGAGCGGCTGTTCTCGGCGGCGTTCCCGGGCAGTGCGACCTCCGGGGCCGACACGTGGGTGTTCGACGCCCCGGACCTGCCGACCGCCCTCGCCGAGGTCGGCTACCACACGCTCTGCCTGGGTGGAGTGGGGTTCTTCAACCGGTGCAGCCCGCTGGGGGCGGTGCTGCCGGGCATGTTCGCCGAGGCGCACTGGGAGCCGGAGTTCGGCGTCACCTCCCCCACCTGCCTGGACGCGCAGCTCGACCGGCTGGCCGAGGTGCTGCCCCGGGTGCCGGCGGCGCAGCCGCTGTTCACCTTCCTCAACGTCGCCGCGCTGCACCAACCCAACCGGCACCACCTGCCCGGCGCGCAGACCGACAGCCGGGCCAGTCACGCCGCCGCGCTGCGGTACGTCGACGGGCGCATCGGTCGGCTGTTCGCCCTGGTCACCGGCCGGGGGCGGCCGGTGTTCACCATCATCTGCTCCGACCACGGCACCGCCTACGGCGAGGATGGCCACACCGGCCACCGCATCGGCCACGACGTGGTGTGGACCGTCCCGTACGCCCACTTCGTCCTGTCTCCGGGGGAATGGTGA
- a CDS encoding STM4012 family radical SAM protein produces MTSTEASLDGSPYQQYLYAYPHKTSYRPLRPRPSLAEVWRAEPREALFLYLHVPFCEMRCGFCNLFTRAHAPQEQVTAYLRQLRRQAEQVADALGGDAGYARAAFGGGTPTYLTAGELTELFDIATGTVGARLPGVPLSVETSPATATPDRLAVLAAHGTTRVSIGVQSFLDVEARAAGRPQRCTEVETALAAIRQARIPVLNIDLIYGIDGQNAGTWQESLDAALAWQPEELYLYPLYVRPLTGLGRRAHDRADWDAQRLALYRQAVETLGAAGYRQESMRQFRRRDVPVPDGPDYCCQDDGMVGLGCGARSYTTGLHYSFDYAVSVSQVRAVLDDYLARPADDFRYAEVGFHLDDAEQRRRWLLTSLLRVDGVDADAYRARFGCPPTDDFPQLGRLVERGWATNGGLRLTAAGLARSDAIGPWLTSAQIRAAMTGFVLR; encoded by the coding sequence GTGACCAGCACCGAGGCGAGCCTCGACGGCTCCCCGTACCAGCAGTACCTGTACGCGTACCCGCACAAGACGTCCTACCGGCCGCTGCGGCCCCGCCCGTCGCTGGCCGAGGTGTGGCGGGCCGAACCACGCGAGGCGTTGTTCCTCTACCTGCACGTGCCGTTCTGCGAGATGCGGTGCGGCTTCTGCAACCTGTTCACCCGCGCCCACGCCCCACAGGAGCAGGTGACCGCGTACCTGCGGCAGCTGCGCCGGCAGGCCGAACAGGTCGCCGACGCCCTCGGCGGCGACGCGGGATACGCCCGTGCCGCGTTCGGTGGCGGCACCCCGACGTACCTGACCGCCGGGGAGCTGACCGAGCTGTTCGACATCGCCACCGGCACGGTCGGCGCGCGGCTGCCGGGCGTACCCCTGTCGGTGGAGACCTCACCGGCCACCGCCACGCCGGACCGGCTCGCGGTGCTCGCCGCGCACGGTACGACGCGGGTGAGCATCGGCGTGCAGAGCTTCCTGGACGTCGAGGCCCGTGCCGCCGGCCGGCCACAGCGTTGCACGGAGGTGGAGACGGCGCTGGCTGCGATCCGGCAGGCCCGCATCCCGGTGCTCAACATCGACCTGATCTACGGCATCGACGGGCAGAACGCCGGCACCTGGCAGGAGAGCCTGGACGCGGCACTGGCCTGGCAGCCCGAGGAGCTGTACCTGTACCCGCTGTACGTGCGGCCGCTGACGGGGCTCGGCCGGCGCGCCCACGACCGGGCCGACTGGGACGCCCAACGGTTGGCCCTCTACCGGCAGGCCGTGGAGACCCTCGGCGCGGCCGGGTACCGGCAGGAGTCGATGCGCCAGTTCCGCCGCCGCGACGTGCCGGTGCCCGACGGCCCGGACTACTGCTGCCAGGACGACGGCATGGTCGGCCTCGGGTGCGGTGCGCGTTCCTACACCACCGGCCTGCACTACTCGTTCGACTACGCGGTCAGCGTCTCCCAGGTGCGGGCGGTCCTCGACGACTACCTGGCCCGACCCGCCGACGACTTCCGGTACGCCGAGGTCGGGTTCCACCTCGACGATGCCGAGCAGCGCCGCCGCTGGCTGCTCACGTCGCTGCTGCGGGTCGACGGGGTGGACGCCGACGCCTACCGGGCACGGTTCGGGTGCCCGCCGACCGACGACTTCCCGCAGCTCGGTCGGCTCGTCGAGCGCGGCTGGGCCACCAACGGTGGGCTGCGGCTGACGGCTGCGGGGCTGGCCCGGTCAGACGCCATCGGCCCGTGGTTGACCTCCGCGCAGATCCGCGCCGCGATGACCGGGTTCGTGCTGCGGTGA
- a CDS encoding STM4011 family radical SAM protein: protein MNLTVLYRGPLASCNYDCPYCPFAKRHDPPELLRADRAALTRFTGWVAATTDVRLSVLFTPWGEGLTRSWYREAMVTLSHLPHVERVVIQTNLAARVDWLADADPRSAALWTTFHPGQIDRQQFLRRCARLGELGVRYSVGVVGLPEHLDEARALRAALPEDVYLWVNAADGRRYDAAEEATWTGLDPHFGYSVRPHLSLDRPCHAGESAISVLGDGTVRRCHFIPTPIGNLYDGSWRAALRPRLCSNAICDCHIGYVHLKPLGLRDVFAGGVLERVPAAWPLPR from the coding sequence GTGAACCTGACCGTCCTCTACCGCGGGCCGCTCGCCAGCTGCAACTACGACTGCCCGTACTGTCCCTTCGCGAAGCGGCACGACCCGCCGGAGCTGCTGCGCGCGGACCGGGCCGCGTTGACCCGGTTCACCGGCTGGGTGGCGGCGACCACCGACGTGCGGCTGTCGGTGCTGTTCACCCCGTGGGGCGAGGGGCTGACCCGCAGTTGGTACCGGGAGGCGATGGTGACGCTGTCCCACCTGCCGCACGTGGAACGGGTGGTCATCCAGACCAATCTCGCCGCCCGCGTCGACTGGCTGGCCGACGCCGACCCCCGGTCCGCTGCCCTGTGGACGACCTTCCATCCGGGGCAGATCGACCGGCAACAGTTCCTGCGCCGCTGCGCCCGTCTGGGCGAGTTGGGCGTCCGCTACTCCGTCGGGGTGGTCGGCCTGCCGGAACACCTCGACGAGGCGCGGGCGCTGCGCGCCGCGCTCCCGGAGGACGTCTACCTGTGGGTGAACGCCGCCGACGGCCGCCGCTACGACGCCGCCGAGGAGGCCACCTGGACCGGGTTGGACCCGCACTTCGGTTACAGCGTCCGTCCACACCTGTCGCTCGATCGTCCCTGCCATGCCGGGGAGAGCGCCATCTCCGTGCTCGGCGACGGCACCGTTCGGCGCTGCCACTTCATCCCCACCCCCATCGGCAACCTGTACGACGGATCGTGGCGGGCCGCGTTGCGGCCCCGGCTGTGCAGCAACGCGATCTGCGACTGCCACATCGGTTACGTCCACCTCAAACCACTCGGCCTTCGGGACGTCTTCGCCGGTGGGGTCCTGGAACGCGTTCCTGCCGCCTGGCCGCTGCCGCGCTGA
- a CDS encoding GNAT family N-acetyltransferase produces the protein MDGHHSIRVRLASLADLAEIVAVHVAARTAYYRAGGLTGTEIDNPADQLRRHEGWQEAIRAPEKRVICAELDGRIVGVAAMGPPLDDAGFLDDAGPTGVGQLYQIHVHPECWGRGVGGHLHADFVDYLRSEAMMTGRLEAWERNTRGHSFYLRHGWQPDGHRRPGPDGTDYLRMRLDLSPADGSVARAG, from the coding sequence ATGGACGGTCATCACTCGATCCGGGTCCGCCTCGCCAGCCTCGCCGACCTGGCCGAGATCGTCGCGGTGCACGTGGCCGCCCGTACCGCCTACTACCGGGCAGGCGGGCTCACCGGCACCGAGATCGACAACCCCGCCGACCAGCTGCGGCGCCACGAAGGCTGGCAGGAGGCGATCCGTGCCCCGGAGAAGAGGGTGATCTGCGCGGAGCTGGACGGCCGGATTGTCGGAGTGGCGGCGATGGGGCCGCCGCTGGACGACGCGGGTTTCCTGGACGACGCAGGGCCGACCGGTGTCGGCCAGCTCTACCAGATCCACGTGCACCCGGAATGCTGGGGACGTGGCGTCGGCGGCCACCTGCACGCGGATTTCGTCGACTATCTGCGGTCGGAGGCGATGATGACGGGCCGACTGGAGGCGTGGGAACGGAACACGCGCGGGCACTCCTTCTACCTGCGACACGGCTGGCAGCCGGACGGGCACCGCCGTCCCGGCCCGGACGGCACCGACTACCTGCGGATGCGCCTGGACCTGAGCCCGGCGGACGGCAGCGTCGCCCGGGCGGGCTGA